The genomic interval GAAGACCCTTGATTTCGCGCAAGTCGATTTGCCGCTATCAATCACTACTCTGGATTTGATCAGTGGAAATCAAATGATTCGACGTAGCGGTGACGTCGTCAACGCCGTTTTGCAAAGCATCAATCACCCTGTTTTCGGACGCCCGATCTTGGCCGAAGGTCAGATGCTGGTGGACGGGGGTGTTTTGATGAACGTCCCCGCATCCGTCCTGCGAGCTGAAGGTTGCGATTATGTGATCTCCGTCGACGTCGGTTCGACGTTGTCGACCGACTACGCCAGAGACAAAAACGGCAACCCGCGTCGCCCGAGTTACATTTCGACGCTGCTGCGTACCATGGACATCAGTCGCAGACATTCCAGTGCCTTGCACAGTGAAGAAAGTGATTTGATCATCACGCCTGAGACACAAGCCTTCAAGATCGAGGACTTCCACGCCGTTGACCCCTTGATCGACGCCGGTCGCGAGGTCGGCGAGCGGATGAAAGCCGACGTCAAACGCTTGATCGACAATTTGCGAACCGATCTGCTTGGCCAAAACACGAATGCGTGAACTGTACGTCGTTTGACCCGTAGCCGAAGGCGTAGGTGAGCAGAACGGATGATGTTGGTTCGAACCCATGGTATCGCCGCCGAAGCCTTCGGCTGCGGGTCACGCAAGCAGGCACATGCCGCTGCTCACATGCCGCTGCGTAACGCGTCCAGGTGGCGGCCGAAGTGATCATCGAGCACTTCGATGTACGTCTCCGGATGGGATTTCAAACAATCGTGCACGATCTTGCCAAACTTTGCATCGGTCAAAACGCTGCCGAACGTGCAGTGCAGGATTTGACGCCCCGGTTTGGTGAACCCTTTGCCCACAGGAACGTCTTTCCACATCTCCAGGTATTCGCTTTCCAGCGTCTCATCATCAGCCTCTGACGTCTCGGGTGCATCGGCCAATGTTGCTGAAACGTGATACGTCGCCTTGTCGATTTCGTATCGACCACGAGAAAAATCGACGATCTCTCGAAAGCTCTTGGGATCGTGTCGCGCCACCACTCGCAAGGCTTCCAGGTAACTGGTCCCCGCCGTTTTGACGTGGAACTTACCCTTGGTCGCACGAGCCAGCGACGCGTACATGGAAACCTTGTCACTGCCCGAGTGCAAGCTCAACTTGTACGGCCCGAGCGTTTCTGCGATCGCGGCGTGGTCAGCCAACGAAGTTTCCAACGCGGCGAGGTCGCCTTTGAAATCCACTCCTTTTTCAAAGTCACCGATGAAGCGAGGTGCCAGACTGACGAGCTTCATGCCGCCCTTGAGGCACTGGTCGGCGATGATGAAGTGTTCTGCCAAGGTGGTCGGTTGGTCGGTTTCGTCGACAGACAGTTCGATTTCATAGTCGTTGCCCGCCTTCTCGTTGACGGTGCGAATGTAGTCTCCCAAACGCAACGCACGGGAAATCGCCTTGCCGTACTTCACGGCAGCACGCATACAGGCGGCTTCGTCCAATTCGATCACGGATCCGGTCGAAAGCTTGATCGTGGAACCAAGATACTGGTCGTACCACGGCGCGTCGTCGCGTCCCTCCGAAAACTTGGCCTTCAGGGTAGCTTCGTCGTAGTCGTCCGCTTGTTGATCCACGTCGTCCGACGGATCGATGGTAAAGAACGTGAATCCGGCAGCGGCGGTGATGTCGACGTCCTGATTGACCTTCAGGTGATCCGCATCGGCACCGATCACATCGGTCCATCCCGCATCTGCCGCCGCGTTCATGGCATCGGACATCACGCCTGCGGGTGTCCGCTGTGTCCGCGTCATTTCACGAATCGACTGCTGCGGAAAAATCGCTGCCATGCCCGCGCCGCAGCGCTTCATGGCGGCAACGTGCCCGGGAGTCGCCAGTCCGGTTCGGTCTCCAAATCCGAAACTCGGAGTCATCCCGAGCGTACTGCATTTCTGTGTCATCTGTTGGTCGCCTCTATGGAAACGATGTTATCATTTGTGGGGAATGTCAGTCTAGAAAGACTGACGTACGGCCAGAGTCTCATGCGACGTCAATGATCGCTTTGATCACGCCGGTTTCTGGTTTGGTGAACGATTCAAAATCATTCACAACACTGTCAAATCCGGTGCGGTGCGTGATCCACGGATCGGTGTTGATGGTTCCTTGTTCGATCAACTGAATGATTCGAGTGAAGTCCGGCGGCAACGCATTTCGCGACGCTAAGATGCTGGCTTCTGGTTTGTGCATTGTCGGATGCGTGAACGACAATTCCTCCGTGGTGATGCCGACGTAGACCAGTGTCCCCGTGGGTGCCAGATAACGCAGCGCGCCAGACATCGAATGCTTGTTGCCCGTGGCGTCAATGATGACTTGGTACATGTCGCCGCCCGTGCATTTTTGCATCCTTTCGATCTCGCTGCCGTCACCCGAGAACAGCACCGTGTTCTTCACGCCGTAGTTATCGGTGACGAATCGCAAGCGATCGGGATTCATGTCCATCACGCTCAACACTGCCCCAGTCAACTTCGCGAACTCCAACGTCGCCAAGCCGATCGGTCCGGCACCGATGATCAAGGCATGGTCGCCAGGACGCGGGTTTCCACGATCATTGGCGTGGCAGCCAATGGCCAGTGTTTCGACCAACGCCAACTGGTCAAAATTCAGCTTCTCTGATCGATGCAGTTTGTCGGCGCGGATCAAGAACGATTCACACAAACCGCCATCCATCATCACTCCGATGACCTTGAGGTTTTGACAGCAGTTCGTTGCACCTCGACGGCAAGGGTAGCAATGTCCACAATTCATGTAAGGCTCGACGCTGCAGCGATCGCCGACAGCGACGCTGGTGACACCGTCGCCGACCGCCAAGACCTCCACACCCAGCTCGTGCCCTGGAATGCGTGGAAAGTCAAAGAACGGAAACTTTCCGAGGTAACAACTGATGTCGGTTCCGCACACACCCATGCGATGTGTTTTTACCAGCACCTGCCCGGACCCGGGCGGACCGGGCTCATCAATCTCAATCGGTTTCAGCGTCTTGAGTTCGCTGATTTGAATCGCTTTCATACTTCTCTCGTGGGTTCACTTGTCTGCAATCCATAGACCCGGATCGCGTTGTTCGAAAAAAAGTCTGCTTGTTCGTGCTCAGAAAGCTCAGAGACTAGCTCGTGGACGGTGTCGGTCCATCGCTTGTGGCCGGATTTGAGCAAACATACCGGCCAGTCGCTGCCGAACATCAGACGCGATGGACCAAACGCGTCCAAGGCGACATCCCAGTAAGGACGAATCGTTTCCATGCTCCACTGTTCATCACGCACCTCCGTGACCACGCCCGAGAATTTGCATGTCAGGTTGGGACGTTTCGCGATCTCTCGAAAGCTCTGTTCCCAACGATCGTCGAACTGAAAGGGATCGATCGTCGGTTTTGCGATGTGATCCAACACCGCGTTGAGGTCCGGGTGCGCGTCAAGAAACTCGATCGATGCGGGCAACTGTTTGGCAAAGATCAAGATGTCGTAGACGAGTCCTCGCTCGGCAAGCAAGCCGACACCACGATTGAACTCAGCGTCCAAGATGAAACGGTCATCAGGTTCGTCTTGGACCACATGGCGGACTCCTTTGAGCAAAGGATCGGCAAGGTATTGATCCAAAAGTGCGGCAATGTCGGCGTCTGCCAACGGAAACCAGCCCACGACGCCATTGACCAACGGGTTGCTGTTGGCAAACTCCAGCAGCGAGTTTGTCTCTGCAAGACTTTGGCGGGCTTGAACCGACACAAAACCGGTCACTCCGCTTTCGGCAGCGACTTGCGTTAGCTCATCAGCCCAGAAATCATGTCGGAGTACCGACATGTCGTCATTGATCCATGGATACTGGTCCTCGGAATACCGCCACAAATGATGATGGGAGTCGATCAGCATGTTCGCTATGAAATGAAGAGAGGGCGTGGTGAATCAACCGCAACAACTTAGCAAATTTCAGAACATTCCGGCAGCGTTGCCCACAACGCTTCGCCGAATTGGCTGCCGTCATTGGGGCACATCGGACCCATTTTGTGCTGGAATAACTGGCACGCCGGTCGCATATGGACCTAGCGAAACAAACGTCACTACCGACAAACCCGCAAGCTTTTATGCTTGCCTGAAGCCGCAGTGGTGTCAGGGACGATGACCCAACTACGTTCGCGTGTTATCCCCGATCCTTATCGCGTACGAAACGCCTCCAAGCGTCGCCGGTCCCCCCATCCCCGCGCCGACGACTGCGTTTTGATCGCCTAACCGCACTAGCGAGTCTCGAGATTTCCATGGCCGACTCTTCAACCACTTCCCTCGACAGCGATTCCGATCAGCTGTCCAAACCTGCACGTGTTGGCGCACGCCGCAGCGATGCAGCACAGTCTCCCCTGGAAACCTATCTGCGTGAGATCAACGAGACAGCGCTGCTCACCGCCAAGGAAGAGTTGCAACTGGCAGCACTGATCGAGCAAGGTGATGTGGAAGCGCGAGACCGAATGGTCCGAGCCAATTTGCGATTGGTCGTCAACATTTCACGAGGCTACACAGGCAAAGGCCTCAGCTTGCAGGACCTAATCGAAGAAGGAAACCTGGGGCTGTTGCGGGCCGTGGAAGGATTTGATCCGACGGTCGGTACCCGGTTCAGTACTTACGCGAGCTATTGGATCAAGCAATCGATCAAGCGAGCGTTGATCAACAGCGCCAAGACAATCCGCATCCCCGCGTACATGGTGGAGTTGCTCAGCAAGTGGCGACGCGCAACGGCGCGTCTGAACGAAGAGCTTGGTCGAACGCCGACCAATGAAGAAGTCGCTCGTGTGCTGGGCTTGCCGAAAAAGAAGCTGCCGATCATTCGCAAGGCAATCCGCATCAGCAACAGCACGCCACAAAGCGACCAATCCGAATCAGGATGGTCACTGGGCGAGATGGTGATGGACGAACGACTCAAGTCACCCGATGAGATGATGCTCGACCACGACATCCTGCGTCACGCCATGGACTTGCTCGATGACCTGGATGATCGCGAAGCCACCGTGTTGCGTTTGCGATTCGGGTTGGATGGATTCGAGCCCAAGACGCTGAAAGAAATCGGCGCCGAACTTGGCCTGACACGCGAACGCGTTCGCCAGATCGAGACAGAAGCACTGCGACGCCTCGCCGACGGATTGACCGATCCAAGAGAACGAATGGGTTGAGGCAACGTCGCTCTCAATTCACGTAGCCGAGCCTCTCGGGACATGCGGAAAATAAGTGTCGCGAAATCCACGTAGCAATCATCGCTTCGCGTGATTTTGGTAACGAGAGTGGACACATATTCTCCAAACCGACCACGAATTGGTTAAACAACATAGCCTGGGGTCGCGGCGAAGCCAGCGCACCCCGGGTTAGCTCCGATAGCTGCGGAGCAGCGACAGCATACAGCATGGGGTGCCAACCCCATGTTTCTGCAAGCGAGTCCGCCCAGAAGCTGCGGAGCAGCGACAGCATAAAACGTTTGGTGTAGCCCACAGCACGCGGTGGTCCGGATGCAATCTGTCGCCGCTCCGCGGCTTGTTGGCGGCGTCGGGTGTTCACCTGGGGCTCGCGCCCCAGGCTGTATGCTGTCGTCGCATCCGCGACTGAGGGGATTGCTGGGAATGTGAAGAATGAACCGGCGATGATCGCTGCGCTCTATCGCCGGCTACCGTCTGAGACCGCTTCACGGTCATAGGCAGCAACAATTCTTTTCACGTCTCCCGAGACGCGATTACGTGACGCTTTTATGAAAAAGCGATTCGCATCAGTTTGGGCAAGAACTCGCGCAGTGCTCGGCTGCGGTGGCTGATGGCTCGTTTGACCACGAGATCCAACTCGGCAAACGTGCGATGGTACTCGCGGATTTCGAACAACGGGTCGTAGCCAAATCCCGCCGTTCCGCTCGCCTGCGTGCGAATCAATCCGCCGCATGTTCCACTGGCCGTTGCCCGCGGGTTTCCTTGCGGATCGGACAAACAAATGTGGCAGGAGTAATACGCGGTACGCTTTTCCGTCGGCACACCCTCCAGCTCCGCCAACAGCTTCGCGTTGTTCGCCGCGTCGTCACCATGTTGGCCGCCGTACCTGGCGGAAAAGACTCCGGGAGCTCCGCCCAATGCGTCAACGCTCAGCCCGCTGTCCTCCGCCAGCACCCAACGACCCAAGTGTTTGGCTTGAACGGTCGCTTTCAATTCCGCGTTCTCGGCAAAGGTCGTGCCGGTTTCTTCCACATCCGTGGCGTCAGGGATTTCCGACAACGCAGTCAATGCGAATCGATCCACAGGCAACAGCAGCCTCAGCTCGATGAGTTTCTTGGCGTTGCCTGTTCCCAGTACCAAGTCAAACATCGGACGCCTTTCCTGACTCAACCGACTTGGCCATTGCAAAGATCTCGTCCGCATCGAGAACGAGATCGTTGCTGGTGAACAACGACTTGATGGCTGCCTTGTGGGTCTTCATTTTCAGGCCGCCGACGCCGATGGCACCGTAGCCGACACCGCTACCGATCGCTTTCGCTTTGTCCATCGCGCCGATGCCGCCGATTCCGGCCGGCGGGACGGCGTTCAGGTCGATCGCGACCGCCAATGATTTCACACCGCGGATGGTCTCTTCATTGGCCAGTTCGACACCGGCGGCCCCGCAAGCGATCACGATCTGGGCGTCCTGGAGGATGTCGGCAGTCTGTTCTCGTGTCGCGGCTTGCGCGGCAGAGACGCTGCCCTTTTGAATGTGTTTGCCGATCGCGTCACATGCTTCCTGGGCACGGTCCAGCGAACGGCTGGTGAGCGAGACCGCGGCGCCGTCGCTAGCCAACAGTCGCGCGACACGTTGGCCGACAGGGCCGGTTCCTCCGAGGACCACGGCGCGGGCTCCGTCCAATGCGATGTGTCGTGATGCAGCCACGACGGCGGCGGCCGCAGTCGTGTTGCAACCGTTTGCGTCGAGCATCACGGAGACGCGGACGGGACCGAAAAAGGTTTCGGTGACGCAGTGCAACAAGTGTTCCGCAGCATCAACGTCGCTGCCGCCGATAAAAATCGCGGTGTGACGAAGATCGTCGCCGCCACGGGTAAACATACATCCGTGAACCAATGGACGCACAGACGACGGATGAACTTGACCATACGAGACCAAGTGGTCGATTTCGGAATCGATCGCCACGACGGCATCGAACGAGCTGGGATGATCGTCGCCATCGAACTGAAAAAGAATTCGTTTAGACAAGACGGCGTTCCTTTGAATGCGTGGGAAGGCTTGAATGCGTGGGAATGCTGTGGCGGCACCGTTAGAAAAAAAGCTTTTCGGCTCGCAAGTGAACCGAAAAGCTTCTTGGACTTACACGACTTCGCAAAGGCAGTTAGAAATTGCCCTTGAAGGGGTGAGCAGCGGAGTCTTTCTTGGCGATCATTTCGTCCGCGGTTGGCTTG from Stieleria varia carries:
- a CDS encoding tagaturonate epimerase family protein — translated: MTQKCSTLGMTPSFGFGDRTGLATPGHVAAMKRCGAGMAAIFPQQSIREMTRTQRTPAGVMSDAMNAAADAGWTDVIGADADHLKVNQDVDITAAAGFTFFTIDPSDDVDQQADDYDEATLKAKFSEGRDDAPWYDQYLGSTIKLSTGSVIELDEAACMRAAVKYGKAISRALRLGDYIRTVNEKAGNDYEIELSVDETDQPTTLAEHFIIADQCLKGGMKLVSLAPRFIGDFEKGVDFKGDLAALETSLADHAAIAETLGPYKLSLHSGSDKVSMYASLARATKGKFHVKTAGTSYLEALRVVARHDPKSFREIVDFSRGRYEIDKATYHVSATLADAPETSEADDETLESEYLEMWKDVPVGKGFTKPGRQILHCTFGSVLTDAKFGKIVHDCLKSHPETYIEVLDDHFGRHLDALRSGM
- a CDS encoding zinc-binding alcohol dehydrogenase family protein, whose product is MKAIQISELKTLKPIEIDEPGPPGSGQVLVKTHRMGVCGTDISCYLGKFPFFDFPRIPGHELGVEVLAVGDGVTSVAVGDRCSVEPYMNCGHCYPCRRGATNCCQNLKVIGVMMDGGLCESFLIRADKLHRSEKLNFDQLALVETLAIGCHANDRGNPRPGDHALIIGAGPIGLATLEFAKLTGAVLSVMDMNPDRLRFVTDNYGVKNTVLFSGDGSEIERMQKCTGGDMYQVIIDATGNKHSMSGALRYLAPTGTLVYVGITTEELSFTHPTMHKPEASILASRNALPPDFTRIIQLIEQGTINTDPWITHRTGFDSVVNDFESFTKPETGVIKAIIDVA
- the rdgB gene encoding RdgB/HAM1 family non-canonical purine NTP pyrophosphatase; amino-acid sequence: MFDLVLGTGNAKKLIELRLLLPVDRFALTALSEIPDATDVEETGTTFAENAELKATVQAKHLGRWVLAEDSGLSVDALGGAPGVFSARYGGQHGDDAANNAKLLAELEGVPTEKRTAYYSCHICLSDPQGNPRATASGTCGGLIRTQASGTAGFGYDPLFEIREYHRTFAELDLVVKRAISHRSRALREFLPKLMRIAFS
- a CDS encoding amidohydrolase family protein, whose amino-acid sequence is MLIDSHHHLWRYSEDQYPWINDDMSVLRHDFWADELTQVAAESGVTGFVSVQARQSLAETNSLLEFANSNPLVNGVVGWFPLADADIAALLDQYLADPLLKGVRHVVQDEPDDRFILDAEFNRGVGLLAERGLVYDILIFAKQLPASIEFLDAHPDLNAVLDHIAKPTIDPFQFDDRWEQSFREIAKRPNLTCKFSGVVTEVRDEQWSMETIRPYWDVALDAFGPSRLMFGSDWPVCLLKSGHKRWTDTVHELVSELSEHEQADFFSNNAIRVYGLQTSEPTREV
- a CDS encoding sigma-70 family RNA polymerase sigma factor codes for the protein MADSSTTSLDSDSDQLSKPARVGARRSDAAQSPLETYLREINETALLTAKEELQLAALIEQGDVEARDRMVRANLRLVVNISRGYTGKGLSLQDLIEEGNLGLLRAVEGFDPTVGTRFSTYASYWIKQSIKRALINSAKTIRIPAYMVELLSKWRRATARLNEELGRTPTNEEVARVLGLPKKKLPIIRKAIRISNSTPQSDQSESGWSLGEMVMDERLKSPDEMMLDHDILRHAMDLLDDLDDREATVLRLRFGLDGFEPKTLKEIGAELGLTRERVRQIETEALRRLADGLTDPRERMG
- a CDS encoding NADP-dependent methylenetetrahydromethanopterin/methylenetetrahydrofolate dehydrogenase — protein: MSKRILFQFDGDDHPSSFDAVVAIDSEIDHLVSYGQVHPSSVRPLVHGCMFTRGGDDLRHTAIFIGGSDVDAAEHLLHCVTETFFGPVRVSVMLDANGCNTTAAAAVVAASRHIALDGARAVVLGGTGPVGQRVARLLASDGAAVSLTSRSLDRAQEACDAIGKHIQKGSVSAAQAATREQTADILQDAQIVIACGAAGVELANEETIRGVKSLAVAIDLNAVPPAGIGGIGAMDKAKAIGSGVGYGAIGVGGLKMKTHKAAIKSLFTSNDLVLDADEIFAMAKSVESGKASDV